The Centroberyx gerrardi isolate f3 chromosome 24, fCenGer3.hap1.cur.20231027, whole genome shotgun sequence genome includes a region encoding these proteins:
- the LOC144538071 gene encoding E3 ubiquitin-protein ligase TRIM21-like: MSAASSLLSEEQFLCSICLDVFTDPVSIPCGHSFCKNCITQHWDVSVQCQCPMCKEVFDRRPLLRVNIFISEMAAQFRKLAQMKASSCPDQRCAKPGEVPCDVCTGTKLKALKSCLVCLASYCETHLEPHQRMTGLKRHKLIDPVENLEGRMCKKHDRPLELFCKTDQMCVCQFCTELDHKLHQIIPLMEGYEGKKAELGKMIQERRLKIQEIKHSVELSEEDADREIADSVRVFTALMQSVERGQAELIETIQEKQKTTEKQAEGFIKELEQEISELMKRTAEVEQLSRTEDHLHLLQSFPSLNTPPHTKDWTEVSVHRSSYEGTVRRAVAQLEKTLRKEMKKLCADVELKRVQQYAVDVTLDPDTAYAALILSDDGKQVKCGDVWKNLPDNPERFSYCANVLGKQSFSSGRFYYEVQVKGKTAWGLGVARGSIDRKGEITRSPEKGYLTVWLSNGNEYEANTDPPVLLSVKSKPQKVGVFVDYEEGLVSFYDVDAAALIYSFTGCTFTEKLYPFFRPCLNDGGKNSAPLIISPVNHTD; this comes from the coding sequence ATGTCCGCTGCCAGCAGTCTCCTAtctgaagagcagtttctgtgctccatctgtctggatgtgttcacTGATCCAGTCTCCATACCATGTGGACACAGCTTCTGCAAAAACTGCATCACACAGCACTGGGATGTTAGTGTCCAGTGCCAGTGTCCCATGTGTAAAGAGGTTTTTGACAGAAGACCTCTGCTGCGGGTCAATATTTTCATATCTGAGATGGCTGCTCAGTTCAGAAAGTTAGCTCAgatgaaagccagcagctgcccagaccaacgatgtgccaaaccaggagaagttccctgtgacgtctgcactgggaccaaactgaaggccctgaagtcctgcctggtgtgtctggcctcctACTGTGAGACTCACCTGGAGCCTCATCAGAGAATGACGGGCCTGAAAAGACACAAGCTGATCGATCCTGTGGAGAACCTGGAAGGCAGGATGTGTAAGAAGCATGACAGACCGCTGGAGCTGTTCTGCAAGACGgaccagatgtgtgtttgtcagttctGCACCGAGTTAGACCACAAGTTACATCAAATTATTCCTCTGATGGAAGGatatgaaggaaagaaggctgAGCTGGGGAAGATGATCCAGGAGAGACGACTGAAGATTCAGGAGATCaaacactcagtagagctcagcgaggaagatgcagacagagagatagcagacagtgtgcgggtcttcaccgctctgatgcagtctgtggagagaggccaggctgagctcattgagacgatccaagagaagcagaaaacaacagagaaacaggctgaaggcttcatcaaagagctggaacaggaaatctctgagctgatgaagagaaccgctgaggtggagcagctctcacgcactgaagaccacctccacctcctccaaagcttcccatccctgaacactcctccacacaccaaggactggacagaggtcagtgtccatcgctcatcatatgaggggactgtgaggagagctgtggctcagctggagaAGACTCTCAGGAAAGAGATGAAAAAACTGTGTGCTGATGTTGAGctgaagagggtccagcagtatgCAGTGGATGTGACTCTGGATCCTGATACAGCATATGCcgctctcatcctgtctgatgatGGGAAACAAGTAAAGTGTGGTGATGTATGGAAGAATCTCCCAgacaacccagagagattttcttATTGTGCCAATGTTTTAGGAAAGCAGAGCTTCTCTTCAGGAAGATTTTACTACGAGGTTCAGGTTAAAGGGAAGACTGCCTGGGGTTTAGGAGTGGCCAGAGGGTCGATCGACAGGAAGGGAGAAATCACAAGGAGTCCTGAGAAAGGCTACTTGACTGTATGGTTGAGTAATGGAAATGAGTACGAAGCTAATACTgaccctcctgtcctcctctctgtgaaatcgaagcctcagaaggtgggggtgtttgtggattatgaggagggtctggtctccttttatgacgtagatgctgcagctcttatctactcctttactggctgcaccttcactgagaaactctacccattCTTCAGACCCTGTCTTAATGATGGTGGTAAAAACTCCGCCCCTctgatcatctctcctgtcaatcacacagattAG